In Thermodesulfobacteriota bacterium, the following are encoded in one genomic region:
- a CDS encoding glycosyltransferase, whose product MRKYESAIRKNVLWWVDEVKSVDILVGIPCYNCEDSIGFVVEQVARGLAEHFPDHTSAIFISDGGSLDDTRENAYQAKIPEHVLRRVTIYRGLPGKGTSFRAVFELAIMLKVKAIAVFDADLRSITPEWVKFIVEPILDGSAGFVAPYYRRHKFDGTITNQIVYPMTRALYGVDIRQPIGGDFGFCPELAAFFMKEDVWDTDVARFGIDIWMTTCAINEGFKVVQTYLGTKIHGAKDPASDLGPMFRQVVSTVFYLMGKYERNWDRNNPFQAIQINNKIDEEPKLEAVSVSMNDLLEEFVEGFRHFRPMYDEILNDNNMARLDEIYEAWTSNEEKEFDAELWSKILYDFAYTYQQWQRNKRRLVDIITPLYFGRVKSYCQEVMNMSSDEAEEVVQQQAKIFEQNKSYLLERFDIWED is encoded by the coding sequence ATGAGAAAATACGAGTCCGCGATCAGGAAAAACGTTCTTTGGTGGGTTGACGAGGTAAAGAGCGTGGACATACTGGTCGGAATTCCGTGTTACAACTGCGAAGACTCCATAGGGTTTGTCGTGGAGCAGGTGGCCAGGGGGCTGGCGGAGCACTTCCCGGACCATACCTCGGCCATATTCATAAGCGACGGCGGGTCGCTCGACGACACGAGGGAAAACGCCTACCAGGCGAAAATCCCGGAGCACGTTCTCCGAAGGGTAACCATCTACAGGGGCCTACCGGGGAAGGGAACTTCTTTCAGGGCGGTGTTCGAGCTCGCCATAATGCTCAAGGTAAAGGCGATAGCCGTCTTCGACGCCGACCTCAGGAGCATAACCCCCGAATGGGTCAAGTTCATCGTCGAGCCCATACTCGACGGCTCCGCGGGCTTCGTAGCCCCCTACTACAGGAGACACAAGTTCGACGGGACCATAACGAACCAGATCGTCTACCCGATGACGCGCGCCCTTTACGGCGTGGACATAAGGCAGCCCATCGGCGGCGACTTCGGCTTCTGCCCCGAGCTCGCGGCCTTCTTCATGAAGGAAGATGTCTGGGATACCGACGTCGCCCGGTTCGGAATCGACATATGGATGACGACCTGCGCGATAAACGAGGGCTTCAAGGTAGTCCAGACGTACCTCGGCACGAAAATACACGGCGCGAAGGACCCGGCGTCCGACCTCGGCCCGATGTTCAGGCAGGTCGTGAGCACCGTCTTCTATCTCATGGGCAAGTACGAGCGCAACTGGGACAGGAACAACCCGTTCCAGGCGATTCAGATAAACAACAAGATAGACGAAGAGCCCAAGCTCGAAGCGGTCTCCGTCAGTATGAACGACCTTCTCGAAGAGTTCGTCGAGGGCTTCCGCCATTTCAGGCCCATGTACGACGAGATACTGAACGACAACAATATGGCCAGGCTCGACGAAATCTACGAGGCATGGACGTCCAACGAAGAGAAGGAATTCGACGCCGAGCTCTGGAGCAAGATACTCTACGATTTCGCCTACACGTACCAGCAGTGGCAGAGGAACAAGCGTCGCCTCGTCGACATCATAACGCCCCTTTACTTCGGGCGCGTGAAGAGCTACTGCCAGGAGGTCATGAACATGTCCAGCGACGAGGCCGAGGAGGTCGTTCAGCAGCAGGCCAAGATATTCGAGCAGAATAAATCCTACCTCCTGGAACGCTTCGACATCTGGGAAGACTAA
- the glgA gene encoding glycogen synthase GlgA → MIKVLFIASEIEPLAKTGGLADVIGVLPKKLNEIGCEVRVILPYYKEVRKNLKRLKLKVKDLNRDVIVTIDWLPYKGRIKETTVEGVKVYLLANDNFYDRDHLYTTPHGDYRDNDLRFGFFSIGALEIAKALDFRPDIIHCNDWQSGLVPIALKWKKHYNNDLFFKNSKTVFTIHNISYQGLFGKDLLDKFGLSHSLFNPEQLEFYGRVNLLKGGILTSDLVTTVSPTYAHEIQTKEYGYGLDGVLRAVARSGRLAGILNGIDNEDWNPETDRALYARYDSRDLAGKYENKARLKNLLGFNTNGHVPLIGVISRLAHQKGIDLIVRALHRILDLGAELVILGTGDKGYERLLKQVSDDYVDNFRAVIGYNEAKARRIYAGSDMFLMPSRFEPCGLGQLIALRYGAIPVVRATGGLLDTIIDYDENRDNANGFIFDHFSEQSMLNTIERAITAYHNPPEWKRLVRNAMGQDFSWKRSSREYLAYYKDLFTGG, encoded by the coding sequence TTGATTAAAGTTCTATTCATTGCCTCCGAAATTGAGCCCCTGGCGAAAACGGGGGGCCTCGCGGACGTCATAGGGGTACTGCCCAAAAAGTTAAACGAAATAGGGTGCGAAGTCAGGGTCATACTGCCTTATTACAAGGAAGTCCGGAAGAACCTCAAGCGCCTTAAGCTCAAGGTCAAGGACCTTAACCGCGACGTCATCGTCACGATAGACTGGCTCCCGTACAAGGGCCGCATAAAGGAAACGACCGTCGAGGGGGTAAAGGTATACCTCCTCGCGAACGACAATTTTTACGACCGCGACCATCTCTACACCACCCCCCACGGCGACTACAGGGACAACGACCTCAGGTTCGGATTCTTCTCCATAGGCGCACTCGAAATCGCCAAGGCCCTCGATTTCAGGCCCGACATCATCCACTGCAACGACTGGCAGTCCGGGCTCGTGCCCATCGCCCTCAAATGGAAGAAGCACTACAACAACGACCTCTTTTTCAAAAACTCGAAAACGGTATTCACGATTCACAACATCTCCTACCAGGGCCTCTTCGGAAAAGACCTCCTCGACAAGTTCGGCCTCTCGCACTCGCTCTTCAACCCCGAGCAGCTCGAATTCTACGGCAGGGTGAATCTCCTTAAGGGCGGCATACTGACTTCGGACCTCGTAACGACCGTAAGCCCCACATACGCCCACGAGATACAAACGAAGGAATACGGCTACGGTCTCGACGGCGTCCTCAGGGCCGTCGCGCGCTCAGGGAGGCTCGCCGGGATACTCAACGGTATAGACAACGAGGACTGGAACCCCGAAACCGACAGGGCGCTCTACGCCCGCTACGACTCGCGCGACCTCGCGGGCAAGTACGAGAACAAGGCCCGGCTCAAGAATCTTCTCGGTTTTAACACCAACGGCCACGTCCCGCTCATAGGCGTCATATCGCGCCTCGCCCACCAGAAGGGCATCGATCTCATCGTAAGGGCGCTCCACAGGATACTCGACCTCGGGGCCGAGCTCGTGATACTGGGGACGGGCGACAAGGGATACGAGAGGCTTCTGAAGCAGGTCTCGGACGATTACGTGGACAATTTCAGGGCCGTAATAGGCTACAACGAAGCCAAGGCCAGGCGCATATACGCCGGGAGCGACATGTTCCTCATGCCCTCCCGGTTCGAGCCCTGCGGCCTCGGCCAGCTGATCGCCCTCCGGTACGGCGCCATACCGGTCGTAAGGGCGACGGGCGGGCTCCTCGACACGATCATCGACTACGACGAAAACAGGGATAACGCAAACGGATTTATCTTCGATCACTTCAGCGAGCAGAGCATGCTGAACACGATCGAAAGGGCCATAACCGCGTATCACAACCCGCCCGAATGGAAGCGCCTCGTCAGGAACGCCATGGGGCAGGATTTTTCGTGGAAGCGTTCGAGCCGGGAATACCTGGCTTATTACAAGGACCTTTTCACCGGGGGTTAG